A stretch of the Panicum virgatum strain AP13 chromosome 9N, P.virgatum_v5, whole genome shotgun sequence genome encodes the following:
- the LOC120687489 gene encoding paramyosin-like isoform X5: protein MDEAADSDALRRRVEELQREKDEKQNALEVLIRRVEGLQYEMDEKVDLVEVLTRRVEELQRERDELRKDIEQLCMQQAGPGYVSVATRMLSQRTAALEQDVENLQKKLNGCLRENQNLQEELAEAYRVKSQLAELHGAELSKNKDLEKQVRFFQCSVAQAFSERDSSLMECEKAKEREEAILKKFADFEERKREYQSAIDDQKHLNDDLQRKLTELKSQTESSLKVILKFYDLRCRDCECPSNITVEEKCSILLDDSADNWSFSSDGGTSTLKYIASLEEEKESLKAKMAKLQSNLRMGLEIEQHLQRNARILEKRQALYDRFLRSGLSELQKFCKYQRAEIMKTLEEESSQLIKLVAEIQDKLSEICINTEVSEHPGDVMQCCDSSCKDVHVATDISPSTFTSPKNDSPADSNSISFDESKALAQALQEKMEALMLFSQEQERYLLEKQKDQIVIEDLQKKLSQVKEEKVKVLMELAKLKEEYLQLKGSSAVKEGHGTGNSSKAIPGHDQQGMLKTMLKRTSLRHWMRSSNIGHGSSDGNDHTVCKEHLVDIARRMMMSNQLVLWRVPLKL, encoded by the exons ATGGACGAAGCTGCAGATTCCGACGCGCTGCGTCGTCGGGTCGAGGAGCTACAGCGAG AAAAGGATGAAAAACAGAATGCTTTGGAAGTATTAATACGTCGTGTTGAAGGGCTACAATATG AAATGGATGAAAAAGTGGATCTTGTTGAAGTGTTAACTCGTCGAGTTGAAGAActccagcgag AACGTGATGAGCTCAGAAAAGATATTGAGCAATTGTGTATGCAACAAGCTGGTCCTGGTTATGTTTCTGTTGCAACTCGAATGCTTTCTCAGAG GACAGCCGCTTTGGAACAGGATGTTGAGAACCTCCAGAAGAAGTTAAATGGTTGCTTAAGAGAGAATCAAAATTTACAAGAGGAGCTTGCTGAAGCCTATCGAGTTAAG AGCCAGCTTGCTGAGTTACATGGTGCTGAGCTATCAAAG AACAAGGATCTAGAAAAGCAAGTAAGGTTTTTCCAGTGCAGTGTTGCTCAAGCGTTTTCTGAACGGGACAGTTCATTAATGGAG TGTGAGAAAGCGAAAGAGCGGGAGGAAGCAATTTTGAAAAAGTTTGCTGACTTTGAGGAAAG GAAGAGAGAATATCAATCTGCAATTGACGATCAGAAACACTTAAATGATGACTTGCAGAGGAAATTAACAGAACTGAAGTCACAGACAGAATCTTCCTTGAAA GTTATTTTAAAATTCTATGACCTTCGTTGCAGAGACTGTGAATGTCCTTCAAACATTACTGTTGAAGAGAAGTGTTCGATCCTTCTAGATGATTCTGCTGATAATTGGAGTTTTAGCTCCGATGGTGGAACCTCAACTTTGAAGTACATT gCATCTCTAGAAGAGGAGAAAGAGTCACTTAAAGCTAAAATGGCAAAGCTTCAAAGCAATCTAAGGATG GGCCTTGAAATTGAACAGCATTTGCAAAGAAATGCAAGAATATTAGAGAAAAGACAG GCACTGTATGATCGATTTCTGAGAAGTGGATTGTCAGAACTTCAAAAGTTCTGCAAATATCAAAGGGCTGAAATCATGAAAACATTAGAAGAAGAATCCTCACAGCTGATCAAACTTGTTGCAGAAATTCAAGATAAGCTAAGTGAAATTTGCATCAACACTGAAGTTAGTGAACACCCTGGTGACGTAATGCAATGTTGTGACAGCAGTTGTAAAGATGTGCATGTTGCTACAGATATCAGTCCTAGCACTTTCACAAGCCCTAAG AATGATTCTCCTGCCGATTCTAATTCCATATCATTTGATGAATCTAAAGCACTAGCACAAGCCTTACAGGAGAAG ATGGAAGCACTTATGCTCTTCTCACAGGAACAAGAAAGATACCTATTAGAGAAACAGAAAGACCAAATTGTTATTGAGGATCTTCAGAAGAAGTTATCTCAA GTTAAAGAGGAAAAGGTGAAGGTCCTGATGGAATTAGCTAAACTTAAAGAAGAATATCTGCAGTTGAAGGG CAGCTCTGCTGTGAAGGAAGGTCATGGTACTGGTAATTCATCAAAAGCCATTCCTGGGCATGACCAACAAGGGATGCTGAAAACTATGCTGAAGAGGACGTCCTTAAGACACTGGATGAGAAGCAGTAATATTGGACATGGGAGCTCTGATGGAAATGATCATACAGTTTGCAAAGAGCACTTAGTGGATATTGCAAG